Proteins encoded in a region of the Streptomyces sp. NBC_01298 genome:
- a CDS encoding polyketide synthase has translation MADEKKLADYLKWVTADLRKARQRIAELESGRTEPIAIVGMACRYPGGVRSADDLWQLVADGRDGITEFPADRGWDLDALYDPDPDVPGTTYAREGGFLDGAAEFDADFFGISPREALSMDPQQRVLLETAWETFEHARIDPTTLKGAGVGVFVGAVEQSYLGLAGPEELEGYLLTGKLGSVVSGRLSYSFGFEGPSMTVDTACSSSLVAMHLAAQSLRTGESGLALAGGVTVAGTPGGFVDFSRQRGLAPDGRCKSFAAAADGTSWSEGVGLILLERLGDAVRNGHRVLAVLRSSAVNSDGASNGLTAPSGPSQERVIRTALTGARLDASDVDAVEAHGTGTRLGDPIEAQALLATYGAAHTAEHPLLLGSLKSNIGHSVAAAGVGGVIKMVQALRHAALPRTLHVDEPTPLVDWSAGAVELLTEHRPWPQTGRPRRAAVSAFGVSGTNAHLILEQAPEEQAVVAEETPAPDPAGAPAPALVPLPLSAKSRTALSAQARGLMAYVADHPGLSAADLAYSTATTRAALPHRAVVVGSDAASLLAALRPLAEDGARTAAATAPGKGRLGFHFTGQGAQRAAMGRRLYEAFPVFAEAFDAVCGELDRHLDVPLRDVLDDEEALAETGHAQPALFALEVALFRLYEAWGITPDYLAGHSIGELAAAHAAGVLSLPDAAAVVAARGRLMQALPPGGAMVALQATEEEITPLLQRSDGAVAVAAVNGPVATVVSGARDAVLEIAGTVRSWGRRTKQLTVSHAFHSPLMDPMLEEFGRVLRKVTLNAPGIPLVSTLTGGLATEEELRSPEYWVDQVRQPVRFHDAARTLADQNVTVTLELGPAGVLSALIAETTSLTPVAAVRGGRAEAHDALAALGGLWSAGIPVDWQAVFAGTGARRVDLPTYPFQRERYWLEHAPAAAPTAGPRAEGSVLRVGWTPFEPTAPTVPMRLAALHLAGADHTGLPRLASGVPFGAVADALAALDSDTPFDSLLVPLAFSLDGDVPRRAQDTAQEVLALVQSWLADDRAADTPLVVLTRGAVAADGGGTDGGGTDVSDLVAAPLWGLLRSAQSEAPDRIVLIDLDEDPESAAAVPSVLASGQPQAAVRSGRILVPGLADALPDGEPDGGTRWRTGGTVLITGATGALGGLFARHLVRTHGVSRLLLVSRRGPEAAGAAELARELTGLGADVHVAACDLADRAALAALLAAIPAEHPLTGVVHAAGVLDDGMIQDLTPDRLAAVLRPKVHAAWNLHELTLDRDLGAFVLFSSVAGVIGGTGQANYAAANTFLDALAAHRSGIGLPATSLAWGLWEHEHGMSGHLTRTELDRIARSGLLAITEETGPGLMDLALRTGRPALVVTPVDRTALRGNARRAPLLLRRLVQDTGQGPGESANQAELRPENLAGLPQDRRLEVVSEFVHREVALVLGHSAAAAVEGHRRFSDLGFDSLTSVELRNRLADATGLKLPPSLIFEHPTPAELVGHLSALLSAVTGGAPGSTGFDYAAEVRLDEGIRPAAEISRVAADPREILLTGATGFLGAFLLRDLMRSTTATVHCLVRGTDRADATRRLHESLAWYQVRDDIDPDRLSVTVGDLTAPRLGLAEAEFDELSRRVDVVYHAGATVSWVRPYSELAAGNVGGTREVLRLAAAHRTVPVHYVSTTGVFPAPGPDAAPAGAGDPTGPAHLLHNGYLRSKWVAEQVIELGRSRGLPVSVYRVDVVCGDRETGACQTKDFVWLSLKGLLETGAVPDSLAGVLHMVPVDYVSAAITALAAREDTANRTFHLYNRQNQTFTEFVGHLRSLGYDLPELDWDTWSARVREDRKNAVVPLLDSFEGMNAGSGTTTYPPIDVSETEHALRGTGITCPDIDRDLFGRYVNFFVRAGYFPSRASVGDEQRSDHHRGEN, from the coding sequence ATGGCGGATGAGAAGAAGCTCGCGGACTATCTGAAATGGGTCACCGCTGATCTGCGGAAGGCCCGGCAGCGCATCGCGGAACTGGAGTCCGGCCGCACCGAGCCGATCGCGATCGTGGGAATGGCCTGCCGCTATCCCGGCGGCGTGCGCTCGGCGGACGACCTGTGGCAACTCGTCGCGGACGGCCGGGACGGCATCACCGAGTTCCCCGCCGACCGCGGATGGGACCTCGACGCGCTCTACGACCCCGACCCGGATGTTCCGGGCACCACCTACGCACGCGAAGGCGGCTTCCTCGACGGGGCAGCCGAATTCGACGCCGACTTCTTCGGCATCTCGCCGCGCGAGGCCCTTTCCATGGACCCCCAGCAGCGCGTGCTGCTGGAGACCGCCTGGGAGACCTTCGAGCACGCGAGGATCGACCCGACCACCCTCAAGGGCGCCGGCGTCGGTGTGTTCGTCGGCGCCGTGGAGCAGTCCTACCTGGGGCTGGCCGGCCCGGAGGAGCTCGAGGGCTACCTGTTGACGGGCAAGCTCGGCAGCGTCGTCTCGGGCCGGCTCTCCTACTCCTTCGGTTTCGAAGGCCCCTCCATGACCGTGGACACGGCGTGCTCTTCGTCCCTGGTCGCCATGCACCTCGCCGCGCAGTCGCTGCGCACCGGCGAATCCGGCCTGGCCCTCGCCGGCGGCGTCACGGTCGCCGGAACCCCCGGCGGATTCGTCGACTTCTCCCGGCAGCGCGGTCTCGCCCCCGACGGCCGGTGCAAGTCCTTCGCCGCCGCCGCCGACGGCACGAGCTGGTCGGAAGGCGTCGGGCTGATCCTCCTCGAACGGCTCGGTGACGCCGTCCGTAACGGACACCGGGTGCTGGCCGTCCTGCGTTCGTCGGCGGTCAACTCCGACGGCGCTTCCAACGGGCTCACCGCCCCCAGCGGCCCCTCGCAGGAACGGGTGATCCGCACCGCGCTCACCGGCGCCCGGCTGGACGCCTCCGACGTCGACGCCGTCGAGGCCCACGGCACCGGCACCCGGCTCGGCGACCCCATCGAAGCCCAGGCGCTGCTGGCCACCTACGGCGCCGCCCACACCGCCGAACACCCCCTGCTCCTGGGCTCGCTGAAGTCCAACATCGGGCACTCGGTGGCAGCGGCGGGTGTCGGCGGTGTGATCAAGATGGTCCAGGCGCTGCGGCACGCCGCACTGCCGCGGACGTTGCACGTCGATGAACCCACCCCGCTGGTCGACTGGTCCGCGGGGGCGGTCGAACTGCTCACCGAGCACCGCCCGTGGCCGCAGACCGGCAGGCCGCGCCGCGCCGCGGTGTCGGCGTTCGGCGTCAGCGGCACCAACGCCCACCTGATTCTGGAGCAGGCACCCGAAGAGCAGGCCGTCGTGGCGGAGGAGACCCCGGCCCCGGACCCGGCCGGGGCCCCCGCCCCCGCGCTCGTGCCGCTGCCGCTGTCCGCCAAGAGCCGTACGGCGCTGTCCGCGCAGGCGCGCGGCCTGATGGCGTACGTCGCGGACCACCCCGGCCTGTCCGCTGCCGACCTCGCCTACTCGACGGCGACCACCCGCGCCGCCCTGCCCCACCGGGCCGTGGTCGTCGGCTCGGACGCCGCGTCCCTGCTCGCCGCCCTCCGCCCGCTGGCCGAGGACGGAGCCCGTACCGCGGCCGCCACGGCGCCCGGCAAGGGCAGGCTCGGCTTCCACTTCACCGGCCAGGGAGCCCAGCGGGCGGCGATGGGCCGCCGCCTGTACGAGGCGTTCCCGGTGTTCGCGGAGGCCTTCGACGCGGTGTGCGGTGAACTCGACCGGCACCTCGACGTGCCGCTGCGCGACGTCCTCGACGACGAGGAGGCGCTGGCCGAGACGGGGCACGCCCAGCCGGCGCTGTTCGCGCTTGAGGTCGCCCTGTTCCGGCTGTACGAGGCGTGGGGCATCACCCCGGACTACCTCGCCGGCCACTCGATCGGCGAACTGGCAGCCGCACACGCGGCCGGAGTGCTGTCGCTGCCCGACGCGGCGGCCGTGGTCGCCGCCCGCGGCCGGCTCATGCAGGCCCTGCCGCCGGGCGGCGCGATGGTCGCGCTGCAGGCCACCGAGGAGGAGATCACCCCGCTGCTGCAACGGTCGGACGGCGCCGTGGCGGTCGCCGCGGTCAACGGCCCGGTGGCGACCGTGGTGTCCGGAGCCCGGGACGCCGTTCTGGAGATCGCCGGAACCGTACGGTCCTGGGGGCGCCGCACCAAGCAGCTGACGGTCAGCCACGCCTTCCACTCGCCTCTCATGGACCCGATGCTGGAGGAGTTCGGCCGGGTACTGCGGAAGGTCACCCTGAACGCGCCGGGCATCCCCCTCGTTTCGACGCTCACCGGCGGCCTCGCCACCGAGGAGGAGCTCCGCTCGCCCGAGTACTGGGTCGACCAGGTGCGGCAGCCGGTCCGCTTCCATGACGCGGCCCGGACCCTCGCCGACCAGAACGTGACCGTCACCCTGGAACTCGGTCCGGCGGGCGTGCTCTCCGCCCTGATCGCCGAGACCACCTCCCTCACCCCGGTCGCCGCGGTGCGCGGCGGACGGGCCGAAGCGCACGACGCGCTCGCGGCCCTGGGCGGGCTGTGGTCGGCCGGGATCCCCGTGGACTGGCAGGCGGTCTTCGCCGGAACCGGAGCACGGCGGGTGGACCTGCCGACCTATCCCTTCCAGCGGGAGCGGTACTGGCTGGAGCACGCGCCGGCCGCCGCGCCGACGGCCGGGCCCCGTGCGGAGGGCTCGGTGCTCCGGGTCGGGTGGACCCCGTTCGAGCCGACCGCGCCGACCGTGCCGATGAGACTGGCGGCGCTGCACCTCGCCGGGGCCGACCACACCGGACTGCCGCGGCTCGCCTCCGGCGTGCCCTTCGGCGCCGTGGCGGACGCCCTGGCCGCGCTGGACTCGGACACGCCGTTCGACTCCCTGCTCGTGCCGCTGGCGTTCTCCCTGGACGGTGATGTGCCCCGCCGGGCCCAGGACACCGCGCAGGAGGTACTGGCGCTGGTCCAGTCGTGGCTGGCGGACGACCGGGCCGCCGACACCCCGCTCGTCGTCCTGACCCGCGGCGCGGTGGCCGCGGACGGCGGTGGCACGGACGGTGGTGGCACGGACGTGTCGGACCTCGTGGCCGCCCCTCTGTGGGGACTGCTGCGCTCGGCGCAGTCGGAGGCCCCCGACCGGATCGTGCTGATCGACCTGGACGAGGACCCCGAGTCGGCGGCGGCCGTGCCGTCGGTCCTGGCCTCCGGCCAGCCGCAGGCCGCCGTACGCTCCGGCCGGATCCTCGTACCGGGACTCGCCGACGCCCTGCCGGACGGCGAACCGGACGGCGGCACCCGGTGGCGCACCGGCGGCACCGTACTGATCACCGGGGCGACCGGGGCGCTCGGCGGGCTGTTCGCCCGCCATCTGGTCCGTACGCACGGCGTGTCCCGGCTGCTGCTCGTCAGCCGCCGTGGGCCGGAGGCGGCCGGCGCCGCCGAGCTGGCCCGCGAACTCACCGGACTCGGCGCCGACGTGCACGTCGCCGCTTGCGACCTCGCCGACCGGGCCGCCCTCGCCGCGCTGCTGGCGGCCATCCCCGCCGAACACCCGCTCACCGGAGTCGTGCACGCGGCCGGCGTGCTTGACGACGGCATGATCCAGGACCTGACCCCGGACCGACTGGCCGCCGTTCTGCGGCCCAAGGTGCACGCCGCGTGGAACCTGCACGAACTCACCCTCGACCGGGACCTGGGCGCCTTCGTGCTGTTCTCGTCCGTGGCGGGCGTCATCGGTGGCACCGGCCAGGCCAACTACGCCGCCGCCAACACGTTCCTCGACGCGCTGGCCGCCCACCGGTCCGGAATCGGACTCCCGGCGACCTCGCTGGCCTGGGGCCTGTGGGAGCACGAGCACGGCATGAGCGGGCACCTGACACGGACCGAACTCGACCGCATCGCCCGCTCCGGCCTGCTCGCCATCACAGAGGAGACCGGTCCCGGACTGATGGACCTCGCGCTGCGCACCGGCCGGCCCGCGCTGGTGGTCACACCAGTCGACCGGACCGCGCTGCGCGGCAACGCCCGGCGGGCGCCGCTGCTGCTGCGCCGACTGGTCCAGGACACCGGCCAGGGCCCCGGGGAATCCGCGAACCAGGCCGAACTTCGGCCGGAGAACCTGGCGGGACTGCCGCAGGACCGGCGCCTGGAGGTCGTATCGGAGTTCGTCCACCGCGAAGTGGCGCTGGTGCTGGGGCACTCCGCCGCGGCTGCGGTCGAAGGCCACCGGCGGTTCTCCGACCTCGGGTTCGACTCGCTCACCTCGGTGGAGCTACGCAACCGGCTCGCCGATGCCACGGGCTTGAAGCTGCCGCCCTCGCTGATCTTCGAGCACCCCACTCCGGCGGAGCTGGTCGGGCACCTGTCCGCCCTCCTGTCCGCCGTCACCGGGGGAGCCCCCGGCTCCACCGGCTTCGACTACGCCGCCGAGGTCCGCCTCGACGAGGGCATCCGGCCCGCCGCCGAGATCAGCCGGGTGGCCGCCGATCCCCGCGAGATCCTGCTGACCGGCGCCACCGGATTCCTCGGCGCCTTCCTGCTCCGCGACCTGATGCGGTCGACCACGGCCACCGTGCACTGCCTGGTGCGGGGCACCGACCGGGCCGACGCGACCCGCCGACTGCACGAGAGCCTGGCCTGGTACCAGGTCCGAGACGATATCGACCCGGACCGGCTCAGCGTGACCGTGGGCGACCTGACGGCCCCGCGACTGGGCCTGGCGGAAGCCGAGTTCGATGAGCTCTCCCGCCGCGTGGACGTCGTCTACCACGCGGGCGCGACGGTCAGCTGGGTGCGGCCGTACAGCGAACTCGCGGCGGGGAACGTGGGCGGCACCCGGGAGGTGCTGCGGCTGGCCGCGGCGCACCGGACCGTTCCGGTGCACTACGTGTCGACCACCGGCGTGTTCCCGGCGCCCGGCCCCGACGCCGCGCCGGCCGGCGCGGGCGACCCGACCGGACCCGCGCACCTGCTGCACAACGGCTACCTGCGGAGCAAGTGGGTGGCCGAGCAGGTCATCGAGCTCGGCCGGAGCCGGGGGCTGCCCGTCTCGGTCTACCGGGTGGACGTCGTGTGCGGCGACCGGGAGACCGGCGCCTGCCAGACCAAGGACTTCGTCTGGCTGAGCCTCAAGGGCCTGCTGGAGACCGGAGCGGTACCCGACAGCCTCGCCGGGGTCCTCCACATGGTGCCGGTGGACTACGTGAGCGCGGCGATCACGGCCCTCGCGGCCCGCGAAGACACCGCGAACCGGACCTTCCACCTCTACAACCGGCAGAACCAGACGTTCACCGAGTTCGTCGGCCACCTCCGCTCCCTGGGCTACGACCTGCCCGAACTCGACTGGGACACCTGGTCGGCCCGGGTGCGCGAGGACCGGAAGAACGCCGTCGTTCCGCTGCTCGACTCCTTCGAGGGGATGAACGCCGGCAGCGGCACCACCACCTACCCGCCGATCGACGTCTCGGAGACCGAGCACGCCCTGCGCGGTACCGGCATCACCTGCCCGGACATCGACCGGGACCTTTTCGGCAGGTACGTGAACTTTTTCGTCCGCGCGGGCTACTTCCCGTCCCGCGCGTCCGTTGGGGACGAGCAGAGGAGTGACCACCACCGTGGAGAAAACTGA
- a CDS encoding aspartate aminotransferase family protein: MNPEIEDQDLAEPYLGGLLASLGLSVHYSRAEKDSLFYRDETGREVEVLDLVGGYGSTIIGHGNPDIVGYAKELLDQGVPVHAQFSKHPYANDLAQKLNAVIRREFATSEPYSAIFANSGAEAVEIAMKHAEFDRGAKLAELAAEIDGNIEAARAALAAGGKLAAGALAADESYDRLVAAAGLVRGSAADEVIAGIRSANASRLAAAPVFLAPEGSFHGKLVGSVQLTHNPGFRTPFASLAARCRFVPVHEPEALAKTIESVRSTLFDLEVDGAAVRVVERELPVIAAFILEPVQGEAGIRVFDRETVRRIREACETVDCPVIVDEVQSGMGRTGAFFAASHIGLQGDYITLAKSLGGGVAKAAVTLVRGSRYRKEFELVHSSTFAKDAFSTSIACRTVDLLEAGGGKAYQLAGERGARLADMLRKLRQEFGTVIKEVRGKGLMIGLDFHDLSDSPDEVISGQARAGLLGYLLSGYLLRVHALRILPTASATSTLRLEPSVYITDAEIGRLESGLRGLLTVLRDQNGGLLLPADPAGEPGA, encoded by the coding sequence ATGAACCCGGAGATTGAAGATCAGGACCTCGCGGAGCCCTATCTCGGGGGTCTGCTCGCCTCACTCGGACTGAGCGTTCACTATTCCAGGGCGGAAAAGGACAGCCTTTTCTACCGTGATGAGACGGGCCGGGAGGTCGAGGTGCTCGACCTCGTCGGCGGCTACGGCTCGACGATCATCGGGCACGGCAATCCCGACATCGTCGGCTACGCGAAGGAGCTGCTGGACCAGGGCGTGCCGGTCCACGCGCAGTTCTCCAAGCACCCGTACGCCAACGACCTGGCGCAGAAGCTGAACGCCGTCATCCGGCGCGAGTTCGCCACCTCGGAGCCGTATTCGGCGATCTTCGCCAACAGCGGCGCCGAAGCGGTCGAGATCGCGATGAAGCACGCCGAGTTCGACCGGGGCGCCAAGCTGGCCGAACTCGCCGCGGAGATCGACGGGAACATCGAGGCGGCGCGTGCGGCACTGGCCGCCGGCGGCAAGCTCGCCGCCGGTGCACTCGCCGCCGACGAGTCCTACGACCGCCTGGTCGCGGCCGCGGGGCTCGTGCGCGGCAGCGCGGCGGACGAGGTGATCGCCGGGATCCGCAGCGCCAACGCCTCGCGCCTGGCGGCGGCGCCGGTGTTCCTGGCCCCCGAGGGCTCGTTCCACGGGAAGCTCGTCGGCAGCGTCCAGCTGACCCACAACCCCGGCTTCCGAACCCCGTTCGCGTCGCTGGCCGCACGGTGCCGGTTCGTGCCGGTGCACGAGCCGGAAGCGCTCGCCAAGACCATCGAGTCGGTCCGCAGCACGCTGTTCGACCTTGAGGTCGACGGCGCCGCGGTTCGCGTCGTCGAACGCGAACTGCCCGTCATCGCCGCGTTCATCCTGGAGCCGGTGCAGGGCGAAGCGGGGATCCGGGTGTTCGACCGGGAGACCGTGCGCCGCATCCGGGAGGCCTGCGAGACGGTCGACTGCCCGGTCATCGTCGACGAGGTGCAGAGCGGCATGGGGCGTACCGGAGCGTTCTTCGCCGCCTCGCACATCGGCCTCCAGGGCGACTACATCACGCTGGCCAAGAGCCTGGGCGGCGGCGTGGCCAAGGCGGCCGTGACGCTGGTGCGCGGCTCCCGCTACCGCAAGGAGTTCGAGCTGGTGCACAGCTCGACCTTCGCGAAGGACGCCTTCTCCACGTCGATCGCCTGCCGGACGGTGGACCTGCTGGAGGCCGGGGGCGGCAAGGCCTACCAGCTGGCCGGCGAGCGCGGCGCCCGGCTGGCGGACATGCTGCGCAAGCTGCGGCAGGAGTTCGGGACCGTCATCAAGGAGGTCCGCGGGAAGGGCCTGATGATCGGCCTGGACTTCCACGACCTGTCGGACTCCCCCGACGAGGTCATCTCCGGGCAGGCCCGTGCCGGGCTGCTCGGGTACCTGCTGTCCGGTTACCTGCTGCGCGTGCACGCCCTGCGGATCCTCCCGACGGCCAGTGCCACGAGCACGCTGCGGCTGGAGCCGTCCGTGTACATCACGGACGCCGAGATCGGGCGGCTGGAATCGGGGCTGCGCGGGCTCTTGACGGTGCTCCGCGACCAGAACGGCGGCCTCCTCCTTCCCGCGGATCCGGCCGGGGAGCCCGGCGCGTAG